From the Candoia aspera isolate rCanAsp1 chromosome 3, rCanAsp1.hap2, whole genome shotgun sequence genome, the window ACTTAGAGTAAACAATGATTATCCCTAGTGGTAAGTAGCCCAGTGTCTTTTCTGAATTGATagcaagtttattttttattaatagaAAGGTAGGTGAATGAGCCAGTAGCAGGCAATAAGAATAGGGTGCACGTACAATGCTGTGCCTGGTTTGTTTTAACTCTGGTCTCTTAACTAAAGTACAGTGGTTCAAACAGACTAAAATACAAGTTACAAACCACAAGTATACACTCCAGTGGTTGGGTCTGTAGGACATACtcagccaaaatcaaataaatcatatATTATGTGACTCAAAGAAATAGTTGGTCAAGGGATAAGCCAATACTGGACTGGGGGGTAGGggtggagcagggtttctcaaccagggttccatggaaccctggagtTCCACAAGaggggagatcacaatttatttaaaaaaatatttcagatttgggcaacttcacattaaagaggtacatttcattctttattcttaggttaagaacactgttaatgcatatactgtatacaggcctacccatgaaacgaatatcacaATTTTCTAACCttggactatatttgagcctgaatgtgcaggggttccctgtggcctgaaaagtatttcaagggctcctccagagtcaaaaggttgagaaaggctgccttagagagTCAGGTGGCTATTTTGGCCTAGAGCTCATTCTGCCGCTTTGGCTGGTGCAAGAACCCTCACCCTTCCTGATATAAAGGCAGCTCAGCCAAGAACCCATAGCTTAATTGCCTTTTGTTCAGATTACTGCAGTGCATATTACATGAAGCTTCTCTAATGTGTGTTTGGATGTACAGTTAATACAAAATAGGACAACTGGAATTCTTCCAAGTGTGCATCGTGACCACTCTCTTGCACAAGCCCTCTAACAATGATTTATTTCTGGGACATCCAGGGCAGTAGTTCTTACTTGTAAAACCCTCAACCATTTAGGAACAGTGTATCCGTAAAAATGCCTTTGTAGACGGCCTTGCTGATAGCTtgataaaaaggaaatataagaCAAGGCCTTTTCCATGGCCCTAATCTAGCTGTGGTTTCGTTTTCTGGCTTAGGCTATTAAGACTTTTGCTCTTTATAGATTTTTAATGATTTTGGTAGAATTCCTTCCACTATTTCAAAGTCTTCATGTCTAAAATTGTtagaacaatttatttttaaaacattgtattaTAAATTGCTTTTAGATTCTTTGGGTCAGAAGGCaactttttattaaatattacaaagTTCTTACCATTGTATCTGAACTGGAAGATTTGGGACATAGCACCTACATACTACAAAACTCTAAAAGCTGTAAGCAGGCATCTTTAAGCTATTCTTCCAAATCACAAAGCTTGAATCATTTATTTTCCAGCAATCTAGTCTCCATATCAAATTCTTACCTTGATGAAAATGCTTTACAGAAGAGACAGAGGGAGCCCTGATTCTTTTAACATGGTAACATATTCCAAGTTAAAATGTGGGTGAATCCTTTCACCAAAGCAGAACTCCATAaatattttggggatttttttttcaaagcttgaATTTAGTTTCACAACTTCCTCCTCATGCAATAGTAGTTAAAGCTCAAATGAATTATGTAACCAAATTCTCTTCTGAAGTTTACTTTATGGCCTAATTACAGGTTTGCTGCCCGTGTATTTTGGAAGTCTAGCTTTTTGCTACATCTTGGTATTCAGTTGTATGTTGTTCCTTCAGTGGCGAAAACGAGTCCTTCAGAAGCGCCGTGCAAAAGTCTGGGTGAAACACTTGAAAGCAGAGTCTTACTTTCAACATGCGTTGGCTCACAGGGCTGATGAGGAAGCCCAGCCTAGGACAAAGGTAGCCATCTGCAACCCTGATAGCATCCCAGAGCCACAAAGCACTTTCTTATCCAGTGAGAATATGGTGGAGGGCAATGGCAATTCTGTCCCTCCGCTTCCAGATTCAGCTCCATACAAACCGGTGTTTCAGGAAGTTGTATGTGCTTGCGCACTCTCTCACTTGCCGCCGCTGCTTGCGCATTCAGCTTCTTACCCTTGCTCTACCATCCCAACTGGAAGTTCACTATTCAGCTCACCTCTAAAACCAACCATATTGAAAAATGATCCATACAGTATTGGTAGCAGGATTTCTGCTTAGCAATAAATGTCATGGATGGGAATATTCTTAAGTGGTTTTAATTATGCCTTAATTAAAGACCAGTTTCAAACTATTTCTGTTTTCATTCAAGCACTGTTTTAATACTGGGAAGATATTGTGCCTTCTACAGCTAGTGTAGCCATCTTTACAAAGCAATGTGTGTTCACAAATTCTACTTTCATGTATCATGTAACTGAAGCATGTTTTCTCCAAGATTtctaaatctgcatttcatcctAATTGACCAAAGATCTGAATATTACATGGCCATACTTCTATTTTTAACCTTAGTAACAAATTAATTTTGATATATATTAGTATCCAGACTGCATCAAGAAACAAACTGTATGGAAGTGTTTATAATTAAAATCAGCAGGCATTGTGTAGTCCCGAGTGTCTCACTTTTCATCATATACCCTGTCTCATTGTTTGCTTTATAATAGCCTAAGACTTACCAATAATGTccagattttaaaagaaacattgaaGAAAATGTATATACTAATTCTCTAATTCTAGGATGCAGTGGAGACATTTAAACTTCTGTAATGGACATCCATCAGCTAAAACCAATGGAAACAAGTCAGGTGCATCTAGGCAGCTACATTTTGCCCATAGAGGGCAGGATAGGCCATTTATTACCTAAATCTGGTCTATAATCCTTCCCCCATCAACATGAAAACAGCAGTGAAAAAGTTAGATGAATGACTAGGGTTGCAATGTATATCTACAAAATGAATAGGGCTGCAATGAACATCCCCATTTACATTATTTGCGGGTGGAGTTGTTGAAAATAACTTTTAATATGAAAAATTAGCAGGTAATAATCTTCTCTACAGTGACCACTCCTCTTTACTGCTTTCTGTTGAACTAGACTGAATTACTATTGATTTGGACACCTGCCTCATTTTGAAATTAGCCATGGCTAAAAAATGGTGTTCATAGTgcagccttttaaaaatgaaagtaaaatataGTATCCCATCTCTTATTAGTGAATATTTTGGACCAACTCGCTTCTTCTACTGTAAGAGGAAATTCGGGAATAGCAGCTGTTGTTGCAAATCAGTTTATCATATACTATACTACTCCTGTGGACACAATAGGATTTTTTTAAGtgaactgcagtttgagcaacaGTAAGAGAAAGCTGGGCACTTCAGTTTATCCTGCAATATATTTTTCtagctgaaaaaaaatgtgccttgaaatAAAATAGCCATTACACCCAAAACAAACTGTTTTATTTAGATTTGACATTCACAATGAATAATAGGTGCAAAATGCAACAGCTAAATCCAGCTTTAATTCACTCCATAATAGCTTTTGCACATTTGCAAGGCCCAATTTTATAAagcatttcaattattttaagtGGAAGGAAAATGCAAATCAATTACTTTTATACAATGTAAAATCAGTGAACTTTCAGTGCAGT encodes:
- the TEX38 gene encoding testis-expressed protein 38, with protein sequence MIIPSGLLPVYFGSLAFCYILVFSCMLFLQWRKRVLQKRRAKVWVKHLKAESYFQHALAHRADEEAQPRTKVAICNPDSIPEPQSTFLSSENMVEGNGNSVPPLPDSAPYKPVFQEVVCACALSHLPPLLAHSASYPCSTIPTGSSLFSSPLKPTILKNDPYSIGSRISA